A genomic segment from Alistipes senegalensis JC50 encodes:
- a CDS encoding RagB/SusD family nutrient uptake outer membrane protein produces MKHTGIYSIVAAGLMCLGGGACNSLLDLTPPMNDVEDNFYRSSKDMYQSLTSAYNVLTWSAPKAVSGGAQNCAFEVVSEILGDCCYAGGASANDAVQTSRLDRFTMLVSDLYPEALWHKYYTGIYRCNKFFEKIDGAAFEDEDLRAMYKAEGHFLRAYYYFDLVRLFGNVPLILTPLTPADFAQKQAEPAAVYEQIATDLLTAIGMKRADGSPAMTEAANQFDSADKGRATLDAAKALLCRVWLYYTGYYGRQELPGVSAEEMIRMIEEVADSGNYSFLANAYAKDTASGVSPLWNVSNKNCSEEVFTIQYSALSKWGDWSNREGCMGNQAVILWGIRDVASPYAAGWSFAPVDKRLFDAYDPADPRRWATLINANAAEGDNDGEGLKYTEGFQNTGYFCRKFTPLTANNASSGSRELNYPNNYPSIRWTDVLLMAAEMEFRYGSQSKAFGYYAKVRERALGAGSAGNAGELTLNKILDERLLELALEGHRYWDVLRQGDTYAASVLTNGEEGEFAVTWDKTRRGLLPIPQYEITQSRNSLVQNPGY; encoded by the coding sequence ATGAAACATACCGGAATTTATTCGATCGTCGCTGCGGGCCTGATGTGTCTCGGAGGCGGGGCCTGCAACTCGCTGCTCGACCTCACGCCGCCGATGAACGATGTCGAAGACAACTTTTACCGATCGTCCAAGGACATGTACCAGTCGCTCACCTCGGCTTACAACGTGCTGACCTGGAGCGCTCCCAAGGCTGTCAGCGGCGGCGCGCAGAACTGTGCGTTCGAGGTGGTCAGCGAGATCCTCGGGGACTGCTGCTACGCCGGAGGCGCCAGTGCCAACGACGCCGTGCAGACCAGTCGCCTCGACCGCTTCACGATGTTGGTTTCGGACCTCTATCCCGAAGCCCTGTGGCACAAATACTACACCGGCATTTACCGTTGCAACAAGTTTTTCGAGAAGATCGACGGCGCCGCGTTCGAAGATGAGGACCTGCGTGCCATGTACAAGGCCGAGGGACATTTCCTGCGGGCTTACTACTATTTCGATCTCGTGCGTCTGTTCGGCAACGTGCCGCTGATCCTCACGCCGCTCACCCCGGCCGATTTCGCTCAGAAACAGGCGGAGCCCGCCGCTGTCTACGAACAAATCGCCACCGACCTGCTGACGGCTATCGGGATGAAGCGCGCCGACGGTTCTCCGGCGATGACCGAGGCCGCCAACCAGTTCGACTCCGCGGATAAGGGCCGCGCCACGCTCGACGCCGCCAAAGCCCTGCTCTGCCGCGTATGGCTCTATTATACGGGGTATTACGGTCGGCAGGAGCTGCCCGGAGTCTCCGCGGAGGAGATGATCCGCATGATCGAGGAGGTGGCCGACAGCGGCAACTATTCGTTCCTGGCCAATGCCTATGCGAAAGATACGGCGAGCGGCGTCTCCCCGCTGTGGAACGTCTCGAACAAAAACTGTTCGGAGGAGGTCTTCACCATCCAGTATTCGGCCCTTTCGAAGTGGGGCGATTGGAGCAACCGCGAGGGTTGTATGGGCAATCAGGCCGTGATTCTGTGGGGCATCCGCGACGTTGCCTCGCCTTATGCCGCCGGCTGGTCGTTCGCTCCGGTGGACAAGCGCCTTTTCGACGCCTACGATCCCGCCGACCCGCGCCGCTGGGCGACGCTCATCAATGCCAATGCCGCCGAGGGCGACAACGACGGCGAAGGGCTGAAATACACGGAAGGGTTCCAGAACACGGGCTATTTCTGCCGCAAGTTTACGCCGCTGACGGCCAACAATGCCTCGTCGGGGTCGCGTGAGCTGAACTATCCGAACAATTATCCCTCGATCCGCTGGACGGACGTGCTGCTGATGGCTGCCGAAATGGAGTTCCGCTACGGCTCGCAGAGCAAGGCGTTCGGATATTACGCCAAGGTGCGCGAACGTGCGCTGGGCGCCGGGTCGGCCGGCAATGCCGGAGAATTGACGCTGAACAAGATTCTCGATGAACGCCTGCTCGAACTGGCCCTCGAAGGCCATCGCTATTGGGATGTCCTGCGTCAGGGCGATACCTACGCAGCCAGTGTCCTGACCAACGGCGAGGAGGGCGAATTCGCCGTCACGTGGGACAAGACGCGCCGCGGCCTGCTGCCGATCCCGCAGTATGAGATCACCCAGTCGCGCAATTCGCTGGTGCAGAACCCCGGCTACTAA
- a CDS encoding SusC/RagA family TonB-linked outer membrane protein — MNENLHGRAVLPGLRRMLLALAGTLFLLPGSAQSQSTVSGIVTDASGEGIAGVAVIVKGTTTGTSTDMKGAYTIRASKSDVLVFSFLGYKTQEVAVHNRMEIDVRLESDAQLVDEVVVVGYGVQKKSLVTGAISSVKGSALETTGIMRADDALAGKTAGVQVVSNSGQPGSDVQIYIRGIGTNGTATPIYIVDGMAVSGIEYLNPGDIESIEVLKDAAASAIYGARGGNGVVLITTRRSKDGQWSVNYDFSYGIQNIARKIDVLNAREYAIIQNEAAANSGATLPFTDEQIASFRQGTDWQEAILNRNAGVQRHNVRISAGTARSSFNGSASYLNQDGILAEGKSNFKRYTINLAAEHKLLRNDALTVGENVVVSHVKKQSVTQNSSTAGPLVGALNMDPLTPVYDPYQTDELYGGFGVSKYVSQEVVNPVARIYYSNGRTLYTTMKGSVFAELKFLNDFRLRGSAGADITWTDGFGYSPMYKLNSTTGNTSANGASQSYDQNRRFSYEGYLTWGHVYDGRHDVSAMIGASLLQRSSLSLSASRNDLKIDDEDHAYISMATNSSASASGGPGNPSAIVSFFGRVNYAYDNRYMLTATVRRDGSSRFGPNNRFGTFPSVSVGWNVANESFLRDVRWLDALKFRASWGQNGNENIGDFAYLATISTYGLGYSFGSQNANGSLAVGAAPVKVVNPDLKWETSEQTDIGLDVRLFGCLGLTFDYYVKKTKDLLVTTPVPLMLGNSFPTANAGNVKNSGVEFAVDFQRQFGKWNIAVNGNISYNKNRVTYVGTDTGYVTGSTVQGITGAVTRMEAGHAMSYFWGYKTLGIFQNQAEIDAWVNSKGVQIQPDARPGDFRYQDTDDNGTIDDNDRVDLGNPFPKVTFGLNVNVSAYGFDLGITSAGQAGNKIFSVLRRPDLTMSNYGAWVLDRWHGEGTSNSIPRVAHNDTNLNWTRPSDFYLRDGDFWRIRNITLGYTVNIPEKYYLRKVRVFASVDNAFTFTKYDGYDPEVGNGGSILGSGIDRGVYPRPRTVSVGLNLTF; from the coding sequence ATGAATGAAAATCTACACGGAAGAGCCGTTCTCCCGGGGTTGCGCAGGATGCTGCTGGCATTGGCCGGCACGTTGTTTCTGCTGCCGGGATCGGCGCAGTCCCAAAGCACCGTTTCGGGTATCGTGACGGATGCGTCGGGCGAAGGCATCGCCGGTGTGGCGGTCATCGTCAAAGGCACCACTACCGGCACTTCGACCGATATGAAGGGCGCTTATACGATCCGTGCGTCGAAATCCGATGTGCTGGTGTTCAGCTTCCTCGGATACAAGACGCAGGAGGTGGCCGTACACAACCGCATGGAGATCGACGTGCGCTTGGAGAGCGATGCGCAGCTGGTTGACGAAGTGGTGGTCGTGGGTTACGGCGTTCAGAAGAAAAGCCTTGTGACGGGAGCCATCTCGTCGGTCAAGGGTTCGGCCCTCGAAACGACGGGCATCATGCGTGCCGACGATGCGCTGGCCGGGAAAACAGCCGGCGTACAGGTCGTGTCGAACTCCGGACAACCCGGATCGGATGTTCAGATTTACATCCGCGGTATCGGCACCAACGGCACGGCGACACCTATTTATATCGTTGACGGAATGGCCGTTTCGGGCATCGAGTACCTCAACCCGGGCGACATCGAATCGATCGAGGTGCTGAAAGATGCCGCCGCTTCGGCGATTTACGGAGCCCGCGGCGGCAACGGTGTCGTTCTGATCACGACGCGGCGCAGCAAGGACGGACAATGGAGCGTCAACTACGACTTTTCGTACGGTATCCAGAACATCGCCCGTAAGATCGACGTGCTGAACGCCCGCGAATACGCCATTATCCAGAACGAGGCTGCGGCCAATTCGGGCGCGACGCTTCCGTTCACCGACGAGCAGATCGCCTCTTTCCGTCAGGGAACCGACTGGCAGGAGGCCATTCTCAACCGCAATGCCGGCGTGCAGCGCCATAACGTGCGCATTTCGGCCGGCACGGCCCGCTCGTCGTTCAACGGATCGGCTTCGTATCTGAATCAGGACGGCATTCTGGCTGAGGGCAAGTCGAATTTCAAGCGTTATACGATCAACCTCGCCGCCGAACACAAACTGCTGCGCAACGATGCGCTGACCGTCGGCGAGAACGTCGTGGTGAGCCACGTCAAGAAACAGTCGGTGACGCAGAACTCCTCGACGGCCGGACCGCTGGTCGGCGCCCTGAACATGGACCCGCTCACGCCGGTTTACGATCCCTATCAGACCGACGAGCTTTACGGCGGCTTCGGCGTTTCGAAATACGTGTCGCAGGAGGTGGTGAACCCCGTGGCGCGCATCTACTATTCGAACGGACGCACGCTCTATACCACCATGAAGGGGAGCGTCTTCGCGGAACTCAAATTCCTGAATGATTTCCGGCTGCGCGGTTCCGCCGGCGCCGACATCACCTGGACCGACGGATTCGGCTATTCCCCGATGTATAAACTCAACTCGACGACCGGGAACACGTCGGCCAACGGCGCATCGCAGAGCTATGACCAGAACCGCCGGTTCAGCTACGAAGGTTATCTCACCTGGGGGCATGTCTACGACGGGCGGCACGACGTGTCGGCGATGATCGGAGCTTCGCTGCTCCAGCGCAGCTCCCTCTCGCTGAGCGCCAGCCGCAACGATCTGAAAATCGACGACGAGGACCACGCCTATATCTCGATGGCGACCAACTCCTCGGCATCGGCGAGCGGCGGTCCGGGCAATCCCTCGGCCATCGTGTCGTTCTTCGGGCGTGTCAACTATGCCTACGACAACCGCTATATGCTCACGGCCACCGTCCGCCGCGACGGGTCGTCGCGTTTCGGCCCCAACAACCGTTTCGGTACGTTCCCCTCGGTCTCCGTGGGCTGGAATGTCGCCAACGAGAGTTTCCTGCGCGATGTCCGCTGGCTCGACGCCTTGAAATTCCGCGCTTCGTGGGGACAGAACGGTAACGAGAATATCGGCGATTTCGCCTATCTGGCGACCATTTCGACCTACGGCCTCGGCTATTCCTTCGGGTCGCAGAATGCGAACGGCAGCCTCGCGGTCGGAGCGGCTCCGGTCAAGGTGGTCAACCCCGATCTGAAATGGGAGACCTCCGAGCAGACCGATATCGGTCTCGACGTGCGGCTCTTCGGCTGTCTCGGACTTACGTTCGACTACTATGTCAAGAAGACCAAGGACCTGCTCGTGACGACGCCCGTTCCGCTGATGCTGGGCAACTCGTTCCCGACGGCCAATGCCGGCAACGTGAAAAACTCGGGCGTGGAGTTCGCCGTGGATTTCCAGCGGCAGTTCGGCAAGTGGAATATCGCCGTGAACGGCAACATCTCCTACAATAAGAACCGGGTCACCTATGTCGGAACCGACACCGGCTATGTCACCGGTTCGACCGTCCAGGGCATTACAGGTGCCGTGACCCGCATGGAGGCCGGACACGCCATGTCCTATTTCTGGGGCTACAAGACGCTGGGAATCTTCCAGAATCAGGCCGAGATCGACGCATGGGTCAACTCGAAAGGGGTGCAGATCCAGCCCGACGCCCGTCCCGGCGACTTCCGCTATCAGGATACCGACGACAACGGCACGATCGACGACAACGACCGGGTGGATCTGGGCAATCCCTTCCCGAAGGTGACTTTCGGCCTTAACGTCAATGTCAGCGCCTACGGTTTCGACCTGGGCATCACCTCTGCGGGGCAGGCCGGCAACAAAATATTCAGTGTCCTGCGCCGTCCCGATCTGACGATGAGCAACTACGGAGCCTGGGTGCTCGACCGCTGGCACGGCGAGGGAACGTCGAACTCGATCCCCCGCGTGGCGCATAACGACACGAATCTGAACTGGACGCGGCCGTCGGATTTCTACCTCAGGGACGGGGATTTCTGGCGCATCCGCAATATCACGCTCGGCTATACGGTCAATATTCCCGAGAAGTATTACCTGCGCAAGGTGCGCGTCTTCGCGTCGGTCGATAACGCCTTCACGTTCACGAAATACGACGGCTACGATCCCGAAGTGGGCAACGGCGGGTCGATCCTCGGATCGGGCATCGACCGGGGCGTCTATCCCCGTCCGCGCACCGTATCGGTCGGCCTGAACCTCACCTTCTAA
- the folE gene encoding GTP cyclohydrolase I FolE: METKNYDKEERFDPATVEALKLHYAEILRLLGEDPAREGLLKTPERVAKAMAFLTKGYDENPLDIIRSAMFREEYRQMVLVKDIELYSLCEHHMLPFYGKAHVAYIPNGYITGLSKVARVVECFARRLQVQERLTVQIRDCIQEALNPMGVAVVIEASHMCMQMRGIEKQQSATTTSAFTGVFLSSQRTREEFMTLISHRYR, encoded by the coding sequence ATGGAGACGAAAAACTACGACAAGGAGGAGCGTTTCGACCCTGCGACCGTCGAGGCGCTGAAACTCCACTATGCGGAGATCCTGCGCCTGCTGGGCGAGGACCCCGCGCGCGAAGGGCTGCTGAAAACCCCCGAACGGGTGGCCAAGGCTATGGCGTTCCTGACGAAAGGTTACGACGAAAATCCGCTCGACATCATCCGCTCGGCGATGTTCCGCGAGGAGTATCGGCAAATGGTGCTCGTCAAGGACATCGAGCTCTACTCGCTCTGCGAACACCACATGCTGCCCTTCTACGGCAAGGCCCATGTGGCCTATATCCCCAACGGTTACATCACGGGTCTTTCGAAAGTGGCCCGCGTGGTGGAGTGCTTCGCCCGCCGCTTGCAGGTGCAGGAGCGGCTGACGGTGCAGATCCGCGACTGCATTCAGGAGGCCCTCAACCCGATGGGCGTGGCCGTGGTGATCGAGGCCAGCCACATGTGCATGCAGATGCGCGGCATCGAGAAGCAGCAGTCGGCCACCACCACGTCGGCTTTCACGGGCGTCTTCCTGTCGAGCCAGCGGACCCGCGAGGAGTTCATGACCCTCATTTCCCACCGCTACCGTTAG
- a CDS encoding Gfo/Idh/MocA family protein → MENVNWGILGCGDVCERKSGPPMYKTPHSALAAVMRRDAAKAADFARRHGVPRNYTDADALIADPGVDIVYVATPPDSHRELALKVLAAGKPVYVEKPMAMNHAECLDMIAAAERSGQRLFVAYYRRALPYFLKVKELIDSGAVGEVLSVEVRYFRPESPGDRDPARLPWRLRREVGGEGYFCDMAPHTLDILDFLLGEIADARGCKANRGGFYDVADTVAASFRFRSGVPGTGMWCFVAPPSAAEDSVVVTGRKGSVRFSTFDFTPVELVTARGIERFEIAPPEHIQGPLIETIVRELRGEGVCPSTGVSAARTSRVMDEIMKE, encoded by the coding sequence ATGGAAAACGTCAATTGGGGCATCCTGGGCTGCGGCGACGTTTGCGAACGCAAGAGCGGCCCGCCGATGTACAAGACCCCGCATTCCGCCCTCGCGGCCGTCATGCGCCGCGACGCCGCCAAGGCCGCCGATTTCGCCCGCCGGCACGGCGTGCCGAGGAATTATACCGACGCCGATGCGCTGATCGCCGATCCCGGCGTGGACATCGTCTACGTCGCAACCCCGCCCGACAGCCACCGGGAACTCGCCCTGAAGGTGCTGGCCGCCGGAAAACCCGTCTACGTCGAGAAGCCGATGGCGATGAACCATGCGGAGTGCCTCGACATGATCGCCGCGGCGGAACGCTCCGGGCAGCGGCTCTTCGTCGCCTATTACCGCCGGGCGTTGCCCTACTTCCTGAAAGTGAAGGAGTTGATCGACAGCGGGGCCGTCGGCGAAGTGCTGAGCGTCGAGGTGCGCTATTTCCGTCCGGAGAGCCCCGGGGACCGCGATCCGGCACGCCTTCCGTGGCGGCTGCGCCGCGAGGTCGGCGGGGAGGGCTATTTCTGCGACATGGCGCCCCATACGCTCGACATCCTCGACTTCCTGCTCGGGGAGATCGCCGACGCCCGGGGGTGCAAGGCCAACCGCGGGGGATTCTACGACGTGGCGGACACCGTCGCGGCGTCGTTCCGCTTCCGTTCGGGCGTGCCCGGCACGGGAATGTGGTGCTTCGTCGCTCCGCCCTCCGCTGCGGAGGATTCGGTGGTCGTCACGGGCCGCAAAGGCTCGGTGCGGTTCAGCACGTTCGATTTCACGCCGGTCGAACTGGTGACGGCGCGGGGCATCGAACGCTTCGAAATCGCCCCTCCGGAGCATATTCAGGGCCCGCTGATCGAAACGATCGTCCGGGAGCTGCGCGGCGAGGGCGTGTGCCCCTCCACGGGAGTCTCCGCGGCGCGAACTTCGCGGGTGATGGATGAGATAATGAAAGAATAA
- the rdgB gene encoding RdgB/HAM1 family non-canonical purine NTP pyrophosphatase: MKIVFATNNAHKLSEVQAVLGDAFTLLTPRDCGVEEDIPEEQETLEGNASQKSHYLHGRTGLDCFADDTGLEVEALGGAPGVHSARYATDGHDFAANNRLLLKNLEGAENRRARFRTVISLILGGEEHLFEGVVEGRIIDREAGHEGFGYDPLFIPDGYAKTFAEMTTDEKNAVSHRARAVRKLAEFLRSIEK; encoded by the coding sequence ATGAAAATCGTTTTCGCCACGAATAACGCCCACAAGCTCTCCGAAGTGCAGGCTGTGCTGGGCGACGCCTTCACCCTGCTGACGCCCCGCGACTGCGGCGTTGAGGAGGATATTCCCGAGGAGCAGGAGACCCTCGAAGGCAACGCCTCGCAGAAGTCGCACTACCTCCACGGCCGCACCGGGCTCGACTGCTTCGCCGACGATACGGGGCTGGAGGTCGAGGCGCTGGGCGGCGCCCCGGGCGTGCACTCGGCCCGCTATGCCACCGACGGCCACGATTTTGCGGCCAATAATCGCCTGTTGTTGAAAAACCTCGAAGGTGCGGAGAACCGCCGGGCGCGTTTCCGCACGGTCATCTCGCTGATTCTCGGCGGCGAGGAGCACCTTTTCGAAGGTGTCGTCGAGGGGCGGATCATCGACCGCGAGGCCGGGCACGAGGGGTTCGGCTACGACCCGCTGTTCATCCCTGACGGCTACGCGAAGACCTTCGCCGAGATGACCACCGACGAAAAGAACGCCGTTTCGCACCGCGCCCGCGCCGTGCGCAAACTGGCCGAATTCCTCCGTTCGATCGAAAAATAG